Proteins encoded by one window of Xanthomonas sp. DAR 80977:
- the flgK gene encoding flagellar hook-associated protein FlgK, giving the protein MSVLSTGTSALIAFQRALATVSHNVANINTDGYSRQRVSFATTTPTQYGSDYIGNGTKITDISRVADQLATSRLLDSTGELARLKQLSSLSDRVDGLFSDTATNISGQWSNFFDATTGLSSNASATASRQNLLDNATSLVTRFKQLNGQMDSLGNEVNNGLLSATTEANRLATEIAKINGQIGGNASAAAPDLLDRRDQLISQLVGYTGGSAIQQDGGAINVYTSGGQALVVGTTASTLTTVTDPYQPGRLQVALKAQGATITLSDSALGGQIGGLLEFRSSVLDPTKAELGRIATGLAVTYNQQHKAGVDLYGNLGGDFFSLSAPSVNANAANTGSASFSASVSDLSKLDGQNLLLKFDGSTWTASRADTGASVAMTGTGSSTDPFVVNGVSLQLSGSAAAGDKFLLQPTANAVTNLGVAITDPSRIAAATPITASADLDNLGTGKVSNVRATDAGNANLLTPSSIAFIDANQYTIDGAGPYTYTAGQTISANGWSMTLDGAPVAGDTFAVAPTGAGSSNNGNALTLSNLDDSKAFNGGTITLNGAVSGLTTTIGSAARQATYSADAQEVIHTSAQDARDSVSGVNLDEEASDMLRLQQAYQAASQLISTADTMFQSILSAIR; this is encoded by the coding sequence ATGTCCGTCCTTTCCACCGGCACCAGCGCCCTCATCGCCTTCCAGCGCGCTCTGGCGACCGTGAGCCACAACGTCGCCAACATCAACACCGACGGCTACAGCCGGCAGCGCGTGTCGTTCGCGACCACCACGCCGACCCAGTACGGCTCGGACTACATCGGCAACGGCACCAAGATCACCGACATCTCCCGCGTCGCCGACCAGCTGGCGACCTCGCGGCTGCTGGACAGCACCGGCGAACTGGCGCGGCTGAAGCAGCTGTCCAGCCTGTCCGACCGTGTCGACGGGCTGTTCTCCGATACCGCCACCAACATCTCCGGGCAGTGGTCGAATTTCTTCGACGCCACCACCGGGCTGTCGTCCAACGCCTCGGCCACCGCCAGCCGGCAGAACCTGCTGGACAACGCCACCTCGCTGGTGACCCGCTTCAAGCAGCTCAACGGGCAGATGGATTCGCTCGGCAACGAGGTCAACAACGGCCTGCTGTCCGCCACCACGGAAGCCAACCGCCTGGCCACCGAGATCGCCAAGATCAACGGCCAGATCGGCGGCAACGCCAGCGCCGCCGCGCCGGACCTGCTCGACCGCCGCGACCAACTGATCAGCCAGCTGGTCGGTTACACCGGCGGCAGCGCGATCCAGCAGGACGGCGGCGCGATCAACGTCTATACCTCCGGCGGCCAGGCGCTGGTGGTCGGTACCACCGCCTCCACCCTGACCACGGTCACCGATCCCTACCAGCCCGGGCGCCTGCAGGTGGCGCTGAAGGCGCAAGGCGCCACCATCACCCTGAGCGACAGCGCGCTGGGCGGGCAGATCGGCGGCCTGCTCGAGTTCCGCAGCAGCGTGCTGGACCCGACCAAGGCCGAACTGGGCCGCATCGCCACCGGCCTGGCGGTCACCTACAACCAGCAGCACAAGGCCGGCGTGGACCTGTACGGCAACCTGGGCGGCGACTTCTTCTCGCTGTCCGCGCCCAGCGTCAACGCCAACGCCGCCAACACCGGCAGCGCCAGCTTCAGCGCCAGCGTCAGCGACCTGAGCAAGCTAGACGGGCAGAACCTGCTGCTGAAGTTCGACGGCAGCACCTGGACCGCCAGCCGCGCCGACACCGGCGCCAGCGTGGCCATGACCGGCACCGGCAGCAGCACCGATCCGTTCGTGGTCAACGGCGTGTCGCTGCAGCTGTCCGGCAGCGCCGCCGCCGGCGACAAGTTCCTGCTGCAGCCCACCGCCAACGCGGTCACCAACCTGGGCGTGGCGATCACCGATCCCTCGCGCATCGCCGCGGCCACGCCGATCACCGCCAGCGCCGACCTGGACAACCTGGGCACCGGCAAGGTCAGCAACGTGCGCGCCACCGACGCCGGCAACGCCAATTTGCTGACGCCTTCCAGCATCGCCTTCATCGACGCCAACCAGTACACCATCGACGGCGCCGGCCCGTACACCTACACCGCCGGGCAGACCATCAGCGCCAACGGCTGGAGCATGACCCTGGACGGCGCGCCGGTCGCCGGCGACACCTTCGCGGTCGCGCCCACCGGCGCCGGCTCCAGCAACAACGGCAACGCCCTGACCCTGTCCAACCTGGACGACAGCAAGGCGTTCAACGGCGGCACCATCACCCTCAACGGCGCGGTGTCCGGGCTGACCACCACGATCGGCTCGGCGGCGCGGCAGGCGACGTACTCGGCCGACGCGCAGGAAGTGATCCACACCAGCGCGCAGGACGCGCGCGACTCGGTGTCCGGCGTCAATCTGGACGAGGAAGCCTCGGACATGTTGCGCCTGCAGCAGGCCTACCAGGCCGCCTCGCAGCTGATCTCCACCGCCGACACGATGTTCCAGTCCATCCTGAGCGCAATCCGATGA
- the flgL gene encoding flagellar hook-associated protein FlgL, with protein sequence MSSNRISTGMMFSQSVNNMLGKQAKISHLEQQLATGKRLVTAADDPVASGTAVNLDRAVAELERFGQNANNVQNRLGLQENALSQAGDLMARVSELTVEANSSALTTDDRKAIASELKSLHDSLLSLSNSTDGSGRYLFAGAADDKAPFAVVNGSVVYSGDQTQRSVEVAADTQVADALPGSEIFMRIRTGDGTVDAHAASTNTGTGLLLDYSRDSGAGGWNGGSYNVAFTATDTYEVRDSTGTVVKTGTYAAGETISFGGLKMRLDGAPATGDSFQIGASTNKDVFSTITNLVNALNTDPVTATDKAALQNTLQSSMRDISQASAKMIDARAAGGAQLAALDNAAELRESNEVTLKTTLSSLRDLDYADAIGQYQLEQAALKSAQTIFTQMQSMSLFNMIR encoded by the coding sequence ATGAGCAGCAACCGCATCTCCACCGGCATGATGTTCAGCCAGTCGGTCAACAACATGCTGGGCAAGCAGGCCAAGATCTCGCACCTGGAACAGCAGCTGGCGACCGGCAAGCGCCTGGTCACCGCCGCCGACGATCCGGTCGCCTCCGGCACCGCGGTCAACCTGGACCGCGCCGTCGCCGAACTGGAACGTTTCGGCCAGAACGCCAACAACGTGCAGAACCGCCTGGGCCTGCAGGAGAACGCGCTGTCCCAGGCCGGCGACCTGATGGCGCGGGTCAGCGAATTGACGGTGGAGGCCAACAGCTCGGCCCTGACCACCGACGACCGCAAGGCGATCGCCTCCGAACTGAAGTCGCTGCACGACAGCCTGCTGAGCCTGTCCAACAGCACCGACGGCAGCGGCCGCTACCTGTTCGCCGGCGCCGCCGACGACAAGGCGCCGTTCGCGGTGGTCAACGGCAGCGTGGTCTACAGCGGCGACCAGACCCAGCGCAGCGTGGAGGTGGCGGCCGACACCCAGGTCGCCGACGCCCTGCCCGGCAGCGAGATCTTCATGCGCATCCGGACCGGCGACGGCACCGTCGATGCGCATGCGGCCAGCACCAATACCGGCACCGGCCTGCTGCTGGACTACAGCCGCGACTCCGGCGCCGGCGGCTGGAACGGCGGCAGCTACAACGTCGCCTTCACCGCCACCGACACCTATGAAGTCCGCGACAGCACCGGCACCGTGGTCAAGACCGGCACCTACGCCGCCGGCGAGACCATCAGCTTCGGCGGCCTGAAGATGCGCCTGGACGGCGCGCCGGCGACCGGCGACAGCTTCCAGATCGGCGCCTCCACCAACAAGGACGTGTTCTCCACCATCACCAACCTGGTCAACGCGCTGAACACCGACCCGGTCACCGCCACCGACAAGGCCGCGCTGCAGAACACCCTGCAATCGTCGATGCGCGACATCAGCCAGGCCTCGGCGAAGATGATCGATGCGCGCGCGGCCGGCGGCGCGCAGCTGGCCGCGCTCGACAACGCCGCCGAGCTGCGCGAATCCAACGAAGTGACGCTGAAGACGACGCTGTCCTCGCTGCGCGACCTGGACTACGCCGACGCGATCGGCCAGTACCAGCTGGAACAGGCCGCGCTCAAGTCGGCGCAGACCATCTTCACCCAGATGCAGTCGATGTCGCTGTTCAACATGATCCGCTGA
- a CDS encoding flagellin, producing MAQVINTNVMSLNAQRNLNSTSSSMATTIQRLSSGLRINSAKDDAAGLAISERFTTQIRGLDVASRNANDGISLAQTAEGAMVEIGNNLQRIRELSVQSANATNSTTDREALNSEVKQLTSEIDRVANQTSFNGTKLLDGSFSGALFQVGADAGQTIGINSIVDANVNSLGKAGFAATQTGSAALASGTATASGSFSGMSVNGVSIASVAVAVGDVDSDVSKKIAAAINDKLDQTGVYASVDSTTGALKLESLKAGKDFSFTAGSATGATGITFSNAGIATTAAVTAGTTNTLSDLDISTFSGAQKALEIVDKALTSVNSSRADMGAVQNRFTSTIANLSSTSENLSASRSRIRDTDYAKETAELTRTQILQQAGTAMLAQAKSVPQNVLSLLQ from the coding sequence ATGGCACAGGTAATCAACACCAACGTAATGTCGCTGAACGCTCAGCGTAACCTCAACAGCACCAGCTCGAGCATGGCCACGACGATTCAGCGTCTGTCCTCGGGCCTGCGCATCAACAGCGCGAAGGACGACGCCGCCGGTCTGGCGATCTCCGAGCGCTTCACCACCCAGATCCGCGGCCTGGACGTCGCCTCGCGCAACGCCAACGACGGCATCTCGCTGGCCCAGACCGCCGAAGGCGCGATGGTCGAAATCGGCAACAACCTGCAGCGTATCCGCGAGCTGTCGGTGCAGTCGGCCAACGCCACCAACTCCACCACCGACCGCGAAGCGCTGAACTCGGAAGTCAAGCAGCTGACCTCGGAAATCGACCGCGTCGCCAACCAGACCAGTTTCAACGGCACCAAGCTGCTGGACGGCTCGTTCTCCGGCGCGCTGTTCCAGGTCGGCGCCGACGCCGGCCAGACCATCGGCATCAACAGCATCGTCGACGCCAACGTCAACTCGCTGGGCAAGGCCGGTTTCGCCGCCACCCAGACCGGCTCGGCCGCCCTGGCCTCCGGTACCGCGACCGCCAGCGGCAGCTTCTCCGGCATGTCGGTCAACGGCGTCAGCATCGCCTCGGTCGCCGTTGCGGTCGGCGATGTCGACTCGGACGTGTCCAAGAAGATCGCCGCCGCGATCAACGACAAGCTGGACCAGACCGGCGTCTACGCCTCGGTGGACAGCACCACCGGCGCGCTGAAGCTGGAATCGCTGAAGGCCGGCAAGGACTTCTCGTTCACCGCAGGCTCGGCCACCGGCGCCACCGGCATCACCTTCAGCAACGCCGGCATCGCGACCACGGCCGCGGTCACCGCGGGCACCACCAACACCCTGAGCGACCTGGACATCTCCACCTTCTCCGGTGCGCAGAAGGCGCTGGAAATCGTCGACAAGGCGCTGACCTCGGTCAACTCCTCGCGCGCCGACATGGGTGCGGTGCAGAACCGCTTCACCTCCACCATCGCCAACCTGAGCTCCACCTCGGAGAACCTGTCGGCCTCGCGCAGCCGCATCCGCGACACCGACTACGCCAAGGAAACCGCCGAACTGACCCGCACGCAGATCCTGCAGCAGGCCGGTACCGCGATGCTGGCGCAGGCCAAGTCGGTCCCGCAGAACGTGCTGAGCCTGCTGCAGTAA
- the fliD gene encoding flagellar filament capping protein FliD, which translates to MATSSLSAVGSGMDVTAVVKSLVAAQRAPQENRINADGTASSAQLSALSTIKGALSNLQTAMNAIAKSADKSAVKATVADGAGYTASVTESATAGNYSVEVVKLAERQKLTSAAYASDAVVGDGTLTIGYGDKSLNVTLAEGSKLSDVAAAINKAANGSGVTASVVSADDGDHLVLNAVDSGTKGALTITSSGGNGGLSALTYSSGSSGGLTQTVAAADAVVRVDGFERTSSSNAVADLVPGVTLNLTKAAEGTKYNLSIANDSTSLKANLTAFVTAYNTANTLLKSSSAYDATNKKASALTGDSMVRGLQQSLRRQVSDNVVDLKAMGVTIDKDGVMSFDSAKFDSAIASDPASAKTMFGTDGAFTAGMSTLLDSNLDTTSGTITQRTASLNKHISDLTDQLSDLDKRMDTLTTQYTARFTAMDTIVAQMQTISDSLTKQFSS; encoded by the coding sequence ATGGCTACTTCATCGCTGTCTGCCGTCGGCTCCGGCATGGACGTCACCGCCGTCGTCAAATCGTTGGTCGCCGCGCAGCGCGCACCGCAGGAAAACCGGATCAACGCCGACGGTACCGCGTCCAGCGCCCAGCTTTCGGCGCTGAGCACGATCAAGGGCGCGCTGTCCAACCTGCAGACGGCGATGAACGCGATCGCCAAGAGCGCCGACAAGAGCGCGGTCAAGGCCACCGTTGCCGACGGCGCCGGCTACACCGCCAGCGTCACCGAGAGCGCCACCGCCGGCAACTACAGCGTGGAAGTGGTGAAGCTGGCCGAGCGACAGAAACTGACCTCGGCGGCCTATGCCAGCGATGCGGTGGTCGGCGACGGAACCTTGACGATCGGCTATGGAGACAAGTCGCTGAACGTCACCCTGGCCGAAGGCAGCAAGCTCAGCGACGTGGCTGCCGCGATCAACAAGGCCGCCAACGGCAGCGGCGTGACAGCCAGCGTGGTCAGCGCCGACGACGGCGACCACCTGGTGCTCAACGCGGTCGATTCCGGCACCAAGGGCGCGCTGACCATCACCAGTTCCGGCGGCAACGGCGGACTCAGCGCGCTGACCTACAGCAGCGGCAGCAGCGGCGGCCTGACCCAGACCGTGGCCGCGGCCGACGCGGTCGTGCGCGTGGACGGCTTCGAACGCACCTCCAGCAGCAACGCGGTGGCCGACCTCGTGCCCGGCGTCACCCTGAATCTGACCAAGGCCGCGGAAGGCACCAAGTACAACCTGAGCATCGCCAACGACAGCACCAGCCTGAAAGCGAACCTCACCGCGTTCGTGACCGCCTACAACACCGCCAACACCCTGCTGAAGTCCTCCAGCGCCTACGACGCCACCAACAAGAAGGCTTCGGCGTTGACCGGCGATTCGATGGTGCGCGGGCTGCAGCAATCGCTGCGCAGGCAGGTCAGCGACAACGTCGTCGACCTCAAGGCGATGGGCGTGACCATCGACAAGGATGGCGTGATGAGCTTCGACAGCGCCAAGTTCGACAGCGCCATCGCCAGCGACCCGGCCTCGGCCAAGACGATGTTCGGCACCGACGGCGCCTTCACCGCGGGCATGAGCACCTTGCTGGACAGCAACCTGGACACCACCAGCGGCACCATCACCCAGCGCACGGCCTCGCTCAACAAGCACATCAGCGACCTGACCGACCAGCTCAGCGACCTGGACAAGCGGATGGACACGCTGACCACCCAGTACACCGCCAGGTTCACCGCGATGGACACCATCGTCGCGCAGATGCAGACGATCAGCGACAGCCTCACCAAGCAGTTCTCGTCGTAG
- the fliS gene encoding flagellar export chaperone FliS, producing MHGSSRQYAEQYRKMSVSTSITDADPHKLVALLFAGACQRIRQAQACLAQGDQARKGKAIGEACAIVGHLNGSLDHEAGGEIANNLSALYDYVMHRLTEANLHNDESALVESLELLSEIDAAWNAIPVQQRELAAVATL from the coding sequence ATGCACGGTTCCAGTCGCCAGTACGCCGAGCAATACCGCAAGATGAGCGTGTCCACCAGCATCACCGATGCCGACCCGCACAAGCTGGTGGCGCTGCTGTTCGCCGGCGCGTGCCAGCGCATCCGCCAGGCCCAGGCCTGCCTGGCGCAGGGCGACCAGGCGCGCAAGGGCAAGGCGATCGGCGAAGCCTGCGCCATCGTCGGCCACCTCAACGGCTCGCTGGACCACGAGGCCGGCGGCGAAATCGCCAACAACCTCTCGGCGCTGTACGACTACGTGATGCACCGGCTCACCGAAGCCAACCTGCACAACGACGAAAGCGCCCTGGTCGAATCGCTGGAACTGCTCAGCGAGATCGATGCGGCGTGGAACGCCATTCCTGTCCAGCAACGCGAACTCGCCGCGGTCGCCACCCTATGA
- a CDS encoding PilZ domain-containing protein, producing the protein MNSASDGAVHHPAEAELFHDTLSCELALPADFRLGNSIGRFGAGEALLRGLAQVEDLRSEDGGDERSEQPLQLQRMDAKLDLMLVLLGRLARQHEDALPLRPVRWSRRGLRLEVGSRSGATAGAAGLLRLQPSDWLPDHLELPVQVVAEAAAPGGFYLWLRFETQPPGLEEALERHLFRLHRRQIADSRRAR; encoded by the coding sequence ATGAACAGCGCGTCCGACGGCGCCGTGCACCATCCTGCCGAAGCCGAGCTGTTTCACGACACCCTCAGCTGCGAACTGGCGCTGCCGGCCGACTTCCGGCTCGGCAACAGCATCGGCCGCTTCGGCGCCGGCGAAGCCCTGTTGCGCGGCCTGGCCCAGGTCGAGGACCTGCGCAGCGAGGACGGCGGCGATGAGCGCAGCGAGCAACCGCTGCAGCTGCAGCGCATGGACGCCAAGCTCGACCTGATGCTGGTGCTGCTCGGGCGCCTGGCCCGGCAGCACGAGGACGCCTTGCCCCTGCGCCCGGTGCGTTGGTCGCGCCGAGGCCTGAGACTGGAAGTGGGGTCGCGCTCCGGCGCGACCGCCGGCGCGGCCGGCTTGCTGCGCCTGCAGCCCTCCGACTGGCTGCCGGACCACCTGGAACTGCCGGTGCAGGTCGTGGCCGAGGCCGCCGCCCCCGGCGGTTTCTATCTTTGGCTACGCTTCGAGACACAGCCGCCCGGCCTGGAAGAAGCCCTGGAACGGCACCTGTTCCGCCTGCACCGGCGCCAGATCGCCGACAGCCGGCGCGCGCGCTGA
- a CDS encoding response regulator yields MRVIIVDDHTLVRAGLSRLLQTFADIDVVAEASNAQQAVDLATLHRPDLVLMDLSLPGRSGLDALTDVLQTSPKTRVVMMSMHDDPVHVRDALDRGATGFVVKDAAPLELELALRAASANQVFLSPQISSKMIAPMLGRERPVGIAALSPRQREILRQIGRGQSNKEIASDLGISVKTVETHRARMMESLGCRRANDLVLLAARHQNELT; encoded by the coding sequence GTGCGAGTCATCATCGTCGACGATCACACCCTGGTCCGCGCCGGCCTGAGCCGGCTGTTGCAGACGTTCGCCGACATCGACGTGGTCGCCGAGGCCAGCAACGCGCAGCAGGCGGTGGACCTGGCCACCCTGCACCGCCCCGACCTGGTGCTGATGGACCTGTCGCTGCCCGGGCGCAGCGGCCTGGACGCGCTGACCGACGTGCTGCAGACCTCGCCCAAGACCCGCGTGGTGATGATGTCGATGCACGACGACCCGGTGCACGTGCGCGATGCGCTGGACCGCGGCGCCACCGGCTTCGTGGTCAAGGACGCGGCGCCGCTGGAACTGGAACTGGCGCTGCGCGCGGCCAGCGCCAACCAGGTGTTCCTGAGCCCGCAGATCTCCTCGAAGATGATCGCGCCGATGCTCGGCCGCGAACGCCCGGTCGGGATCGCCGCGCTGTCGCCGCGGCAGCGCGAGATCCTGCGCCAGATCGGCCGCGGCCAGAGCAACAAGGAAATCGCCTCGGACCTGGGCATCAGCGTCAAGACCGTCGAGACCCACCGCGCGCGGATGATGGAATCGCTGGGCTGCCGGCGCGCCAACGACCTGGTCCTGCTGGCCGCGCGCCACCAGAACGAACTGACCTGA
- the rpoN gene encoding RNA polymerase factor sigma-54, with the protein MKPTVSAQLGQQLHLTPQLLQSIRLLQLDGMQLEMEIRRALETNPLLELEEPEGVLEPVVNHDTALETAAFDELPESSMWDIPAAGWSEGEDDRMQRIAAGESTDPQLRVLQRLALDLDERELEVAAFWLEHSDDAGYLDGALDTLTLLACARFDRSAAQVEAVRQQLLHGDPAGLAACDLRECLSVQLAALPGRVAGRHLAARILAGDLNLLASHDYPLLARQLDAEADDVREAVRLILSLQPRPGDSLLPENLGHVIPDVVAWHGDGTWRVALNPATTHRVTVNPMHERALAEAGEAAAPLREMLQEARWLTRGLSMRYETLLRTTRAIVERQAAFLVKGEEAMAPLTLKEVADAIGMHESTVSRITTGKYLQTPRGTFELKHFFAVRLEGAAVSGQAVRAMVRRLIESEPSGRPLADEAIAGLLSRQGVNVARRTVAKYREQLDIAPARERRRAKPLLARAG; encoded by the coding sequence ATGAAGCCGACCGTCTCCGCCCAGTTAGGCCAGCAACTCCACCTGACCCCGCAATTGCTGCAGTCGATCCGGCTGCTGCAACTGGACGGGATGCAATTGGAAATGGAAATCCGGCGCGCGCTGGAAACCAATCCGCTGCTGGAACTGGAAGAGCCGGAAGGCGTGCTCGAGCCGGTCGTCAACCACGACACCGCGCTGGAAACCGCCGCCTTCGACGAATTGCCCGAGTCCTCGATGTGGGACATCCCCGCCGCCGGCTGGAGCGAAGGCGAAGACGACCGCATGCAGCGCATCGCCGCCGGCGAGTCCACCGATCCGCAGCTGCGCGTGCTGCAGCGCCTGGCGCTGGACCTGGACGAGCGCGAACTGGAAGTGGCCGCATTCTGGCTGGAGCACAGCGACGATGCCGGCTACCTGGACGGCGCGCTGGATACGCTGACCCTGCTCGCCTGCGCGCGCTTCGACCGCTCCGCCGCGCAGGTGGAAGCGGTGCGCCAGCAGCTGTTGCACGGCGACCCCGCCGGCCTGGCCGCGTGCGACCTGCGCGAATGCCTGAGCGTGCAGCTGGCCGCCCTGCCCGGCCGCGTCGCCGGCCGACATTTGGCAGCGCGCATCCTCGCCGGCGACCTGAACCTGCTGGCCAGCCACGACTACCCGCTGCTGGCGCGCCAGCTCGACGCCGAGGCCGACGACGTGCGCGAGGCGGTGCGGCTGATCCTGTCGCTGCAGCCGCGTCCCGGCGACAGCCTGCTGCCGGAGAACCTGGGCCACGTGATCCCGGACGTGGTCGCCTGGCACGGCGACGGCACCTGGCGGGTCGCGCTGAACCCGGCCACCACCCACCGCGTCACCGTCAATCCGATGCACGAGCGCGCCCTGGCCGAGGCCGGCGAAGCGGCGGCGCCGCTGCGCGAAATGCTGCAGGAAGCGCGCTGGCTGACCCGCGGCCTGTCGATGCGCTACGAGACCCTGCTGCGCACCACCCGCGCCATCGTCGAGCGCCAGGCCGCGTTCCTGGTCAAGGGCGAGGAGGCGATGGCGCCGCTGACCCTGAAGGAAGTGGCCGACGCGATCGGCATGCACGAGTCCACCGTCTCGCGCATCACCACCGGCAAATACCTGCAAACCCCGCGTGGTACCTTCGAGCTGAAGCACTTCTTCGCCGTGCGCCTGGAAGGCGCCGCGGTCTCGGGGCAGGCGGTGCGCGCGATGGTGCGGCGCCTGATCGAGTCCGAGCCCTCGGGGCGGCCGCTGGCCGACGAGGCGATCGCCGGGCTGCTGTCGCGACAGGGCGTGAACGTGGCCAGGCGCACCGTGGCCAAGTACCGTGAACAACTGGATATCGCCCCCGCCCGCGAACGCCGCCGCGCCAAACCGCTGCTGGCCCGCGCAGGCTAA
- a CDS encoding response regulator, which yields MNKLSVLLVDDHEGFINAAMRHFRKLDWMEVIGSAANGLEAIERSESLRPQVVLMDLAMPEMGGLQATRLIKTQDQAPYIVIASHFDDAEHREHAMRAGADNFVSKLSYIQEVMPILEGLRTEGVPA from the coding sequence ATGAACAAACTGTCCGTGCTTCTGGTCGACGACCACGAAGGCTTCATCAACGCCGCGATGCGCCACTTCCGCAAGCTCGACTGGATGGAGGTGATCGGCAGCGCCGCCAACGGCCTGGAGGCGATCGAACGTTCCGAGTCGCTGCGCCCGCAGGTGGTGCTGATGGACCTGGCCATGCCGGAGATGGGCGGGCTGCAGGCCACGCGCCTGATCAAGACCCAGGACCAGGCCCCGTACATCGTGATCGCCAGCCACTTCGACGATGCCGAACACCGCGAGCACGCCATGCGCGCCGGTGCCGACAACTTCGTCAGCAAGCTGTCCTACATCCAGGAAGTGATGCCGATCCTGGAGGGCTTACGCACAGAGGGAGTACCGGCATGA
- a CDS encoding sigma-54 dependent transcriptional regulator, producing the protein MSESRILVIDDDAVRAERTVSLLEFMDLNPRWVTDVADVNPGRHRQSEWMAILVGGLDDQAQADAFFGWVARSALPPPVLLLNGEAQAFAQRHGLHEANVWQLEAPLRHAQLETLLRRASLKRLDAEHQAGAVQDSGPTGNSAAVVRLRRLIDQVAAFDTTVLVLGESGTGKEVVARAIHQQSPRRDGPFVAINCGAIPPDLLESELFGHEKGSFTGALTARKGRFEMAEGGTLLLDEIGDMSLPMQVKLLRVLQERSFERVGGNVTIRCNVRVIAATHRNLEERIAGNQFREDLFYRLNVFPIEMPALRERSDDLPALVNTIAAQLARTGRGEVRFSEEALQALRGYDWPGNVRELTNLVERLAVLHPSGLVRVQDLPARYRGDFASSIDVSAPPAPIAAPDPRRLPNVVDLHVGPKSLSDPSESAAQAAATLPESGLDLRGHMANIELALINEALERTQGVVAHAAQLLGLRRTTLVEKLRKYGIDRDQTELAS; encoded by the coding sequence ATGAGCGAGTCGCGGATCCTGGTGATCGATGACGACGCGGTGCGTGCCGAGCGCACGGTCAGCCTGCTGGAGTTCATGGACCTCAACCCGCGCTGGGTGACCGACGTGGCCGACGTCAATCCCGGCCGCCACCGGCAGAGCGAGTGGATGGCGATCCTGGTCGGCGGACTCGACGACCAGGCCCAGGCCGATGCGTTCTTCGGCTGGGTCGCGCGCAGTGCGCTGCCGCCGCCGGTGCTGCTGCTCAACGGCGAGGCGCAGGCGTTCGCGCAGCGCCACGGCCTGCACGAGGCCAACGTCTGGCAGCTGGAAGCGCCGCTGCGCCACGCGCAGCTGGAGACCCTGCTGCGCCGCGCCAGCCTCAAGCGCCTGGATGCCGAGCACCAGGCCGGCGCGGTGCAGGACAGCGGCCCCACCGGCAACAGCGCCGCGGTGGTCCGGCTGCGGCGGCTGATCGACCAGGTCGCCGCGTTCGACACCACCGTGCTGGTGCTGGGCGAATCCGGCACCGGCAAGGAAGTGGTCGCGCGCGCGATCCACCAGCAGTCGCCGCGCCGCGACGGCCCGTTCGTGGCGATCAACTGCGGCGCGATCCCGCCGGACCTGCTGGAAAGCGAGCTGTTCGGCCACGAGAAGGGCTCCTTCACCGGCGCGCTGACCGCGCGCAAGGGCCGCTTCGAGATGGCCGAGGGCGGCACCCTGCTGCTCGACGAGATTGGCGACATGAGCCTGCCGATGCAGGTCAAGCTGCTGCGCGTGCTGCAGGAACGCAGCTTCGAGCGCGTCGGCGGCAACGTCACCATCCGCTGCAACGTGCGCGTGATCGCCGCCACCCACCGCAACCTGGAAGAGCGCATCGCCGGCAACCAGTTCCGCGAGGACCTGTTCTACCGGCTCAACGTGTTCCCGATCGAGATGCCGGCCCTGCGCGAGCGCAGCGACGACCTGCCGGCGCTGGTCAACACCATCGCCGCGCAGCTGGCGCGCACCGGGCGCGGCGAAGTGCGCTTCTCCGAAGAAGCCTTGCAAGCGCTGCGCGGCTACGACTGGCCGGGCAACGTGCGCGAGCTGACCAACCTGGTCGAGCGCCTGGCGGTGCTGCATCCCAGCGGCCTGGTGCGGGTGCAGGACCTGCCGGCGCGCTACCGCGGCGACTTCGCCTCCTCGATCGACGTGTCGGCGCCGCCGGCGCCGATCGCCGCGCCGGATCCGCGCCGCCTGCCCAACGTGGTCGACCTGCACGTCGGCCCCAAGTCGCTGTCCGATCCGTCCGAGTCCGCCGCGCAGGCCGCGGCGACGCTGCCGGAGAGCGGGCTGGACCTGCGCGGGCACATGGCCAACATCGAACTGGCGCTGATCAACGAAGCGCTGGAGCGCACCCAGGGCGTGGTCGCGCATGCGGCGCAGCTGCTGGGCCTGCGTCGCACCACGCTGGTGGAGAAACTGCGCAAGTACGGCATCGACCGCGACCAGACCGAACTGGCCAGCTGA